DNA sequence from the Orcinus orca chromosome 2, mOrcOrc1.1, whole genome shotgun sequence genome:
GGCACCCAGCTCGTTGTGCGCACGGCATGTGTAGATGCCTGCCTCCTTGGCACTCAGGAGGGGCACCAACAGGGAGCCGTTTGTAAGGGCCAGGAAGCGCGGGGTAGCTGGGGGCGCGGGCCAAGCGGGTGCTGGAGTCGGGGTTGGAGCCTCTGTCTGCGTTGGCCCGTCCCCATCTCCTTCCTCCTCACCGTCTTCCCCTCCGTCCCCGTCGTCCTCCCCGCTCAGGATCGGCGGCACTAACACTACGGTGCCCCCCGGAATCTGAAGCTGCCATTGCAGGCGGGGCGTGGGGTGTCCTTCGGCGACGCAGTGTAGCATGAGCGTTAGGCCGGAGCGCAGAGGGCTGCCCGGCGCCTCAGGCGGCGGCTCAACACTCAGATGCACACTGGGAGGTGCACAGGACAGGGCGGGCAGGCGGTGCACCGGCACCCCCTGCAGAGCAGGAGGAGAGGCGCACGCGATGGAGTCGGGCTCTGGTAACGAGACCCGGGTGCTCGCCGCCCAGGCCTGTAGCCACACAAGGCTGCAACCGCAGTGGAAGGGGTTGTGATAGAGTTGCAGATGTGACAGCGCGCTTAGCGCATCGAAGGTGCCAGGAGCCAGTGTACGAAGCCGGTTGTTGTTGATGCGTAGGGAGCGCAGGTCGGGCAGTGCACCGAGTGCGTCCCGGGGCAATGAGCCCAAGCGGTTGTGGTTCATCTTGAGTAGTTGTAGAGCGCTCAGGTTACGCAGGTCGCTCCATGGGAAGCTGGATATGAGGTTGTGGCTCAGGTCGAGGTTCTTGAGCTGGCTCAGCACCGCCAGCGAGCCCAGCTCCACGGTGCGCACCTCATTGTGCGCCAGCCACAGAGACGTGACCTGCGTGACGTCGGCGAAGGCCCCACGCCGCAGCACGGTGATTTTGTTCGCCGACAGACTAAGCGTGGTCACGTTGGCCGGTAGTCCTTCCGGCACCTCGTGCAGCTCCTTGTAGGCGCAGTCGGCGAATTGGTGCGCGTACTTGTCCACACAGGCGCACGGCTCTGGGCACGCTCCGGCCACTCCTAGCAGCGCCCAAGCCAGCCACAGGGCCCTCAAGGGCACCATCGCGGATCCTGCAGGTGGAAGCcgggggaagagaggagaaggtGACTCACTGAGCCCCAGGTTCCCTTCCCTATCCATCTGCCTCCTCCGTAAACCCGTCTAGGGCAGGTTCCAGGGCTGCGGTAACTTTCtcctctgtgcccaggagcctcTCTTAGGCACGAGTTGGAGCTCAGTAAAAGTATTGGGATTCAATGCTTGCTCCCTCTCAGGGCCCTGACTTCCTTTTCTAGCCGCCTCGtatcttgctctttttttctctacCTATCCCATCAGCCTGGGGCTGAGCCCTCCACAGAGTGGGCCGCTAGCAGGTCTGCCCTGGGCTTTGCATCGAGCCCTGACTATGTTTCTAAACCTTCATTTAACTCAGTGAAAGGGATACATAGAAAGGGTATTTTTGTCCGTGACCGCCTGTCTTCCCTTGAACTCTTTGTCCCATGGCACGGCACTCGCCCACACACGCCCATACACGCCCATACAAGCGCACAACAATACAAACACACGCCCAGGCACCTGCCATCAAACCAACAACTTCTGCAGGGGCTTAGGGGTTCACAACACATTTACTAGACATACAAACACAAAGGCACCCAGACACAGACACAATATATCTGGAGACCTCATTGTTCTCTCAACTGAACAGAGCATTTGTCCAGCGTTCTCCACCACGGGGCAAAGTGCTTTCCTGTTCATTGTGAGAATTGACAGACACCAGAGCACAAGTCCTCACACAGACCAACCCACACAGAGGGACACAGGCGAGCACTTGCGCCTGTACACAGCCCTCTCAGACTGAAATCCCAGCGGATCAGCAAATGCTGAGAACTTGCTGCAGGTGGCAAGAGGCTTGTGACTGGGGGACTAGTCGGGTCCCTTTTCAGCCGCAACTGAAGCCGCCTGCCCTGGGCTGCAACTCCTAGGAGGGGAAAACCATCAGGGCCCCTCGATCAACCTTCCTTCTGAGGAAGGAGGTCCTCCGAGCTGGGACCAAGAGCAATGGAGGGAGGTCACTAAAGATTCTCGCTCCCCCCTCTGCATCTTCCCAGACGGCTCCCATGGGGGCAGGGGAGTCCCTAGCCGATGGGTCAAGGGGGCTGCCACTAGCTAATCAAGTAGAAGGTTCAagattctgcctcttttctgcaGCCCACAATGCCTGAGGACAAATCCCCCCCCCCAATAAAAGATTCGTATCCGCAGTCATACAAACGCACTTAAAAACAGATTCTCCGCTCCCACTTAGGGCTCCTGGCAGGTTCGGCAgagcccctcccaccctctggtCTTTGGAACCCGCGTTCCCCACTCCCTCTCGCTCCGGAGGGaaggcccctcccctcttctcccggGTCTAGCCTAGAGAGAGCCGGCAGGGTCTGGCGCCCTGGACGGGATTTACCCCCAACTGGGTCAGCGTTACGGGGTGGTCTCCGCTGCTTACCCGCTGCTCGCCGACTCTCCGCGCGCTGCCCTCGGGCTGCAACCCCTTCTCCAGACTTGAGGTCGCGGAGCCAGGACGACAGCTTAAGGGCGCTTCCCACATCTGTTGCTGCGACTGTGGGGAAGAtgggggagaggcagagaaagggacAGGTAAGTTGTGGACTCCTCTGGCCCTGAGGTCCCACTTCAGTTTTTCCTTTCGCCTCTGTTCCCCCCACCTCTCACTGGCTGCAGATTGAAGAGTCCTTGCGCGCTCCCGGGCTCAGCAGGGACGCGCACAGCCTCTCCCACCTCCCGCATCATCTACATTTGTTAAAGCCATAGAGACTTCCCCTGGCCAAGAGACGTTGGTCACAAAGGGGCGCCCCCACGCCCAGCACCCCGGCTTGGCCCTTTCCAGTTCACCACACTCCCATAACCCTcgtcccccccccccatttacACATCTGCAGACATTGTCACTATCCCTAATCACACGACTCCCTCCCCATTCAAACGCGTTGGCACAGACACAGACCCTCGCACCCTCCACACAGTCGCTCTTCATATGTTAGAATTACCCATCATCATGTAATAATCGCATCAATGTGTTGAGATCTCGCTACGTTCACACACATTTTCAAAGGCACACCTTCACCCGGGACGCTCAGCATTCCCCCCTCCTGTACGCACACACATTCATGCGCACTCACCCTCACTCGCGGGTCCCGCCAGAGCCCGTTAGCTTTGCTGCTTAATTGAATGCGAGCCTCTTTTACGCCCCGCAACACGTGAGACAAACCATCTTTAAGGAATTTGGGGGAAGGAAGAGCTCACGCCTGAAGGGGGAAAGCGTGTCTTTGCCTTAAAACTCTTTTTGCAAAGGCAGGCGGTGGCGCAGAGAGTCCTCGCGCGGGACCGGGTGAGCTGCGCGCCGCAGGGGTCGCGCGGACTCTTCCTTCCCGCACCCCCGCTGCTAGCCGCCTCCTCCCCGAAGCCACGTTCAACACGATGCATAATTGATAGTGTTAGCAGAGCACCTCACCCTCCCTGCTATTTTTGCCTGGCTCCGGGCAGCTACGAGCCCTGGTTTCCCCAGCTCCCACCTCACCTCTTGCCAGTCCAACCTGAAGACTAGAACGCACCGCCCTACTGGGCGCTCCCCTGCCCAGCCTCCTCAGGTCGACTCTGTACGTCTCGCCTTTTGTGGCTAAACCAGCGCTGGAAGCCCACCGCCCAGCTCGAGGGCCCGTGCGCACCGCTGGGTGGGGCAGGGCGCGTTGGTACCAGCCTCCGCTCCCAGGAAGCCGGCCCGGACGCAGCCAAGCGCCTCGCCCTTAGGACTTGCCAGCTAGGGGCGAATGGGGCTCCGGGGCTGCAGCAGGCGGCGGTATGGAAAGGGATGGTTACAAAACGTCTGCTCCTTTTGAGCACTGTGGGTTGGAGACTTCAGGCTtgagcatctctctccctcctccgccCCCGCCATCATCTTCACGGTCTAACGAGCAAACACACCATCAACCCCACACACTATCCCGCAAAGCCTCTGCGGCCCGATACCACCCTAATGTTTCACACCCTCGCACAACAACGGGCCTCAGCAGACTCGAATATTTGCTGTTCCGGACTCTCGCTTCCTGTTTCTGGCGAAACCCCGATATTTCTTTTGGCGACAAAGAAGTGGAAGCCCAGGGATGTCGAGGCATTTGTATAAAACACGATTTCTGTTCCCCCTCAGTGCCCATGGCAGCCCTGGAGACAGAGTTGCTGACCAGAATCGGAAAAGGGGTGCAGGCTTCGAGAAACACGCAGAGCGCCTGCCTTCCCCGTTTTTTCCATAGACACTGAGCGCTCCGGGCGCACGTGTCCCCCCAGCCCTCACTCGGGCCTTGGCGGTCTCTGGAGGTGGGTCGGTTTGGGGCCTCTGAGATCAATCTTCCGATTTCAGTGTTGAGCATTTTAAtgagctggggaggtgggggagagagacgGGTGAGGAGCTCTGCCTCTAAAGAGACCACCCGATCGGGGTTCTGAGGAgcctttataaattaaatatgaacagactgGCGCACACACACTTCgcatccttccctctcttctattCCTGCGGTCGCTACAGGCAGCCCAGCCATCTGGGACCAGCGCATCTCGCTCAACCCAGAATTCAGAACCCAGAACTTCATTCCACCTGCCTGTGCCTGTAGTTCCCACAGACGCCCCGGGGGAGGGGCGCGGGGGTGCCCTGAGGGAGAAGGTGTCTtcgaggagggaggaggagtaaGAGGATCTTGACCGTGCGGTGGGGGCAACGAGAGCAGGTCCCGGGCGGTTTGGGCCTGACTGGGCGGGGGAATGGCGCGGCCGGCTGGCCCGGCACAGACTCTTTGTCTGCGGAGCAAGGGGGGCGTCCTGGGTGTGTTGGCCACGCGTCTTGGTAATCCTGAAGGGCAATTCGAGGAGCCTTGGCCGAGGAAGAGGGATCTGGGGAGCCGGGGACCCAGCAGCGAGGTTAGAGAATAGGGTCCTGTATAGGGTCCTGGAGACTTTccctggaggggggaggggagcctgGCGTAAAGGCAGTGACCGAGGCTCAGGCACGTAGGCGCGCGACTTGTGGACCCTCCACCCATTTTTCACCTCTCTTTATTTTGTGTGTTGGGGGGTTCTCTTTGCTTTCGGCTAGGAGGCGTACAGGGAGGCAAGCAGGGGATAACTTGGAAGGGTTGAGGGACTGGAAGACAGAGGCTGGGGAATGGAAGGAAAAATGAGCTCGCTCACTCTCAGCGGAGAACTTCCCGGACCACAGGGACCCCATCCGCCCGAGTCCTGGGAACCTTTGGGTCCCGAGAGCCAAGAAAGACCCACGTTCCTTGCTCTTTTGCCGGGGATGCAGAAGCCAGGGGAATTCTGCAGGGAGACAGGGCATCAGGCGCCTGGAGGGCGACTAAGGGCGCAGTGGTCACCCAGGCGAGTGCGCCGACTCCCGCGGACCCCCGCAGCTCCCGCCCACTCTCCAGCAAGCGCTTTTGTTCCCCAAGCCTGCCCTGGGGAAGAGACAACCCTTACCCCCGCCTTGGACCCTGAAGAGGTCAGTGCCCGCCCTAGCAGGGCTAGACCCCGAGTCGCCCCGGGCAGAATCCGCCGAGGTCTGGGATGGGAGGTACGACTCCAGGATCAGCCTCCGAGCTCAGCTAGAAGACTGAGAGCATCTCGACTGGCGCCGCCGGGCGCGCAGGGGCCTCTAATGTCTGTAATGTTGATAATGGTACAGTTACTGAAGGGCTGGGGAACCGGGAACGAAGATAGCACCCCCACCGCCGCCCAAGCCTTTGATGGTTAAAGAAACAGACACCTAATTAGGTGTGTGGAAGTAGGGGAGAGGAGGGATATGAGGTTCCAAGACACCAGCGTGGAGGGCCCATATTTGGAATCTACAGAATCCGGGCTAAGGCTTTTTGACCAGGCTGGGGTGCCGACCCTAGATACACCCAGGGCGGAGAGCTGGAGCTCTGGGCAGCTTTTTGTGGACCTCTAACTTCGACCTTGCCGACCCGCACGGTCCCGAGAGTAGGGCGGGTTAAACCCCCCGGATCCCGGCACCAGCTACCCGGGTTCTGTCTATTCAAAGTCTCGGGCCCAGGCCTGGTTCGCGCGCTCCCCCTGCTGGAAACCGCCTGCCGGGCTCAGAGGCGCGGAGAGGCGCGGGGCAATGGCTGGGGTACCCTGGGCCCCGAGGATGGGCGGCTCGAGCCCGGGACCCAGGCGTGCACTGCTCCCGGCTCTGCATCCTGTGGCGCAAAGTTCCGAAGTGGGAGACGCTAAACCAAGGCACCGAAGCTTTCCTTCCCATGCCCACCCAGGGTGTGTCCCAGGAATCTGCAGCCTCCTCACCCCTGCCCAACACAGGCACAGCCCCGGCTTCACACCCCATTGTGTTTTCAACGCCCAGGGCACAGTAGGCACCTTCTGGATGCTCGTTGAGCAAGCCAGTAAGTTTAGTTCTCCTGGGACGAAACCGTCCTGTactcctccccacccttccctgtGTGGCGTGAGTGCTTTCTCTTTGAGTCCAGTACCCAGGCCTAGAAGCCAGTCCTTAAGTCTTCTGACTTTGCCAGGGACTTATAAAATGCCCGAgagctgaaaaagaaaatcattttcagTCTCTAAGAGGGGAATAGAAAACTGCAAAGTTGGAAGTAATAGATGTTTGATTAAAGGTTTAGGACATGTAACACTGTGCAGACGATTCAGTTGCACCTGCACTCAGAGCTGTACATGCCCTTGTATTTAACGTGCCAGGTGGGTGATTTAATGAATGAGAGAGAGCCCCTGAGAGTAAGAAAGCCAGGACCCAGAAGGGCATCACAGATCCCCAGCATAGCAGCCTACTCAGCAGACCCTTCCCACCTGCCCTCCAACCAGAATCTCCTAAACACACAGCTTCCCAGCTTTCAGCTTCTGGAGTCCCCGTTTATAAacacccccccaacccctgccaacttccatctctcctttccctcATACACATGCTACATAGTGGTTAAGAGGGAAGGTTCTAGCATGAGGCTCCACCATgtactcactgtgtgaccttggccaagttacttaacctctctgtgcctgggggtggggaaggggtatAAATAAGAATACCCATTTTATTGGGTtgcttgaggattaaatgagtcaatgcaTGCAAAGCACCTAGTACCTGGTGCTTAGGTAGTGCTCAGAaatgagcttttatttttttcaacaataGCTAGAATTAGCCATCATTATTACCTTGCAGCATTGGCTACAGGTATGATGAGATGTTCTGCAGAACCTGCTCCTACACGCTTGTGTCCTTCTTCCCCAGTAGGGGGAAAGACCTTGGCCCTTCCCCCAAATATCTCTCTTCACGCCCCCCTACACCTCCCACACACCATGGCATAGGTAAAAAatcagaattattattattatttgtaaagaTCTCTAGTCTCAGATACTTAAACCCAGATTCTGACATTTGCAGCTGTCACCAGTGTGCCTCTTTGGGAAGAGAGACCTGCAGGTGCAGGCTTGGAGAAAGGTTTTTAATTAAAACCGCAATCTGTTGAAGTATTTATTGGGTTCTGtaactttaattattttctagggaaatacagaaaaatccACATCTGCATATGGGAAGACTGTTGATTTCTAAGGAGAGTAGCAACCTGTGGCAGTTTGCTGGAGGCAACTGGGAGGAATTTCCTGAATGGTTCAAATGAAGCTCGACATTATTAATAACCTGGGATCCAGTTCATGACCTTCCTCCCAGTGCTTTCATGAAATGAGCTTAACTTTCTGGCAAGGCTCTTTATTGCCATCAAAATTAATGACAGCTCTTCCAGTGGCATCTCATGTAATTATCTGGCTCTGTGCTTGTCTCACCAAAGATGGGGAACTCCTGCCTGGAAGAGGCAACACTCCTGCCTGGGCAACGTGCTTAGCTATTCTACCCAGCCCAGGCAGGACTGGTTCCCCCAGAGTGGGAGTCCTGGGCAGCCAGCCCCTCCATGGCAGGGGGAAGCAGGGGAAGGGAGGTCAGGGAATTATTTATGATGCTTCCATCTGCAGATAACAAAATTCCTATCTCAGTGTTTTAAACTATTAAGTGTATCATCTCACAAGCAGGAAGCCAGGCTGGCGGCTTCAGGGCTGGTTGATTGAGTAGCTCAATGACATCGGCAGGCTCgggttctttctgtctctctcctctcctttaacAGGGCTTCAACTTG
Encoded proteins:
- the ISLR2 gene encoding immunoglobulin superfamily containing leucine-rich repeat protein 2 isoform X1 encodes the protein MMMVAATDVGSALKLSSWLRDLKSGEGVAARGQRAESRRAAGSAMVPLRALWLAWALLGVAGACPEPCACVDKYAHQFADCAYKELHEVPEGLPANVTTLSLSANKITVLRRGAFADVTQVTSLWLAHNEVRTVELGSLAVLSQLKNLDLSHNLISSFPWSDLRNLSALQLLKMNHNRLGSLPRDALGALPDLRSLRINNNRLRTLAPGTFDALSALSHLQLYHNPFHCGCSLVWLQAWAASTRVSLPEPDSIACASPPALQGVPVHRLPALSCAPPSVHLSVEPPPEAPGSPLRSGLTLMLHCVAEGHPTPRLQWQLQIPGGTVVLVPPILSGEDDGDGGEDGEEEGDGDGPTQTEAPTPTPAPAWPAPPATPRFLALTNGSLLVPLLSAKEAGIYTCRAHNELGANSTSVRVAVAAAGPPKHAPGSGGDPDGQAPTSERKSTAKTRGNSVLPSKPEGKIKSQGLGRVSILGETQAGPEGDEEAGEGEEAEDQVSADPVEEQRCGHGDPSRYVSNHAFNQSAELKPHVFELGVIALDVAEREARVQLTPLAARWGPGPGGAAGAGRPGRRPLRLLYLCPAGGGAAVQWSRVEEGVNAYWFRGLRPGTNYSVCLALAGEACHVQVVFATKKELPSLLVIVAVSVFLLVLATVPLLGAACCHLLAKHPGKPYRLILRPQAPDPMEKRIAADFDPRASYLESEKSYPAGGEAGGEEPEETPGEGLDEEAEQGDPGGDLQREESLAACSLAECQSKANQEEFEAGSEYSDRLPLGAEAVNIAQEINGNYRQTAG